A region of the Cyprinus carpio isolate SPL01 chromosome A14, ASM1834038v1, whole genome shotgun sequence genome:
AAGGCAGCGGTGGTGAGCGCAGGGACGGCTGGATACTCCTGATCATACTGCTTTATTCCTCTGAACCACTCCAGATACAGCATacagaaaaaagcaaaacaaacaaaaaccaccagcatcaaaaacacacacacacacacacgcacgcacacacacacacacacacacacgcacacacagcgTCAAACACCAACGAcctgaacacaccacacacacacacgcacacgcgcgcacacacacacatgcacacacacacaccacgcattctccacacgcaacacacacacacacacacacacacacacgcacacacagcgTCAAACACCAACGAcctgaacacactcaaaaccagcacacataaaaagaagaaaataaaaatgatttgaactaaaacaactcaaattaaaacctgaaacaaaataaataaaactaaaaaaattactaaaacacaaaaattactagaactttaaatgaaaacttaaaatataacattcaaaCTTAtcaataaattctataaaaagcATCTGAATTATACTCAGCACTGTTCAGGACAGACACAAAATAATCTTAAGAATAGACTTCTTCTAAACCGCTGTTTTCTTCATATTTAACTTAAGAATAATCTCTATTCCCAAACACAATTCTTAAGAACGTGCTTATCTTTTTCTTAAGACAAAAgcattttaagtgaaaaatgtataatgatatgaatttattgaattgtttcaaatattaaacatcacaacAGAACTTGAGctaaatataatacacataatTATAACTAGAGACGTGCACGAGATCATGACAATACGtgaagtttttattcatttctgtttaaaattcttctaaaaacattttcttatatttaagaaatatttgagAACAACTTAAGGATTCTTTTTGAAGAACTTCAGTTCTGAACAATCATACAAACTTCTTAAAAGTCATCTTAAGAAATGTAATCTTTCTTAAGAAGGTTTTCATGAACCCACAGCAGACGCTCCCGAGGAACTTCTACAGAGATGTGAGCTGCTGTAGAGTTGAGTAGAGTTCATGGAGTTTCACTGTTTAactgtgaaggtgtgtgtgtgtgtgtgtgtgtgtctctgtgtgtgtgtgtgtgtgtgtgtgtgtgtgtgtaggttctCTCCTGGTAACCAGAGCTCTATAATCTTTACTGTAATCCAGGATAAGAAGAAAAGAGcataagagagacagagagagctgtTTGAGAGCAAAGAACTGTAATACAGTTAGCACTGCaatctgaccacacacacacacacacacacacacacacacacacacacacacacactcacacacacacacacacacacaaacacagacacacacacacacacacactcacacacacacacacacacacagtgctagTTATGGTCAAGGGTAGTGGTCACCTGTGAATGTCACTGTGGTTCAGAAGAACAGAGAAGAAATCCAGATAGTAGGTGAGAGCGAGAGAAGCCAGGATCCAGAAGACTGAGTGCCGGTTGATCCGAGCAGATGCTTTCACTTCCACAGCCTCATCAGCACCAGAACCTGCACGACAACAAGATaacacaacatcatcatcatcatcatcatcatcaactgTAGCTTCCTGACTTAAAAACTGTTGAACTCTTTCACTGATGATTCATAATGAGCTTTACTAAAGATCCGTCACCGTAGATTTGCAGTAATCACTGTTAAATGCCATTAGACATCACGAATCACCGTAAGAGCTTTGtataaagaaaacacaaaaaataatataaataaaccatgAAACAAACATCAAATCAAATACAACAACGATTTAACACACCTAACATCATACAAACAAATAACCATTActacattacatacattacatCTTCTTACAAGTCCGTCACCACTAAAAATGCTCTTCTTTATCCTGCCAAGCCTCCAGTCGCTCCTATGCATCTCCTCTTCTCTGACGATAACAAGATCAATAACTTGAAGGTTTCTCTTAACCACGTTCCACTTCTGCCGGCCGGCTGTGTGTTCGCAAGATACTCTGCGCCAACGACTCCAGAATTGTTCTGCTAAATACTGCACACGTCTCCATCTTTTCCGTGCAAACACATCCTCCTAATGGAGTTTCCTGGAGGAGGCAAAGCAGTAGCTGATTTTAACATTAGCAGATGATTTGGAGTGATTGGTGTCAGACTTTGAGGATCAGACAATCAGTAGTAAGCAGAGCATTGATGAAAGAATCGGCCGTCATATCAGAAGCATCTCGATGTGTATGATATGATATCAAGCATCTCACTGCTTGATCAAAAAGGGGCCGAAGCACTCCATGCCAGTATATGTGAACGGAGGTGATGGAGTCGCTCTCTCTGGGGGAAAATCAGCCCTTCTCTGTTCTTTCTGCAAACAATACAACTCCTAATATAGGACGTCACGATTCTGTTGATTCCTGGGATCCAAAAGCCATTAGATCTTATCTCATTTATTGTGAATCCTTTCCCTTGGTGCGCAactttgttgtgaaagtgaacaACAATCAATTCAGTAATCTGATGATTCTTTGGAATTATTATAGTTTCAGAGAATCTGGAGAGACTGAGCGGCAGAGTCTCCCTCCCAGCCCGAGCACACGTCCTCATCCATGAAAGGGTCAAGAGTACAACACACTGTGAGTCCTGACACTTCTACCACTTCATCTCTCTTAGCTCATCTTTGTATGAACTACCTAGCAGACATCTGATTATATGATGTCCTGCTTATTATCGCTCTAATACAGTGCTGAGATGATTCGATTTGACTTTATTAGCTCTTCCCAAAAGATGAGCTACAGCTCTGATTGCCTTTGACCAAGAAGAAAACTTTGAAACACCGTCCATCAAACTCAGAGTTTTTGTGCACTCAGTATTCAAAGTACAAAATGTACCAAACTCTCCACCAGGAACATGTTCTTTTGATACAGAGTTTCCGTGCTTCTTCTGAATTCTCCACACTGATCACTCCTTCAGCTACATAGTAATTTTTAATCACAAACTGTGACCCCAAGGGATATAACTCGCTGTTTTCAGTTGCGAGATGCTGCCTGAGGATGAGGTTGCACCAAAAAGATGAGCTTTCATACGAAACTCGCTGGCAGGTTGGTTCAAAATTCCATCCTTCCACCAAAGGAAGCACAAAAGTCTTTGTCAGACTCATCTACATGAAACTGATGATACATCTTCTCTATATCACACATAAGTGCAATAGTATGTTGACGAAATCAAATTAAGATAAGTAAATGATCATTTAAGGAGTGACCCTCATACCTCGCAGAACACGCGCAGGATGAAAAACACCAGATGAGCTTCCTTGCAACTACCATGCATTTCCCCTTCATCCCTTCAGATGAATAATTCAAACAATAACACACTCGCTGAAAGATTTCACTCACGAACTCACCGTAACTTTCCTTATACGATTCATCCTTTGCCAATTTTCTCTTGAGATGACTGAGTCGAACCATAACACACTGTTTGTTATCAGCTTGCCAGCTTTTCTCTGAACACCTTTTGTATTACGAACGGTTGGCCATAACGATTGTTCAGCTTGCAGCATGCATCTTGATGGGCTTCATCATCTGTTCTGAAGAAAGTTCCTTCTAAAGCTTTTCTAGCAGGACCACTCACATATTTCTTGAGATAAAACAACTTATCGGCAGAAGAGATCTTTTTTACTCTTCAAAAATCTCAACAAagcatcctttaaaaaaaaaaaaataaactattccaccaataaaaaataatatggtaagcTCTTACTGTAGCTTCCTGACTTAAAAATGTTGAACTCTTTCACTGATGATTCATAATGAGCTTTATTATTGCAGTAATCACCGTTAAATGCCATTAGACATCACAAATCACCGTAAGAGctttatataaagaaaacacaacataatataAACCATGAAACAAACATACATCAAATCAAATACAACAACGATTTAACACACCTAACATCATACAAATAACCAGTACTAcattacacaaagaaagaaatccAAAACAATACAGATAGTCAATATTAGACCTTATTCTCCACTCAAACCAGGAGCTGAATCCTTGAAGTTCTCTTGAACCGTAAacctctgaatgaatgaatgaatgtgtctCAGCTGCGCTGCTTACTAGAACACTTTGAGCACAATATATCCACTCGAGCGGatgactgtcaaaataaaagacttCACTACCACAAacatataaactaataaaaacccAAAAATCCAACAATTAAACAAGATACGCTTTCAAAATGGACAACGTAATAAATCActtaaagaatatgaaaaaaattgaaaagtaaaCCGTATAAAAAGAACATAACATAACCAAATCCTTAacaacatcatcaacaacaacaacaagagatACTGTCAATCATTCCatcaatcatttatttctataacacgtttaaaaacaacacaagctgaccaaagtgctttagaCCCacaattacaacacacacacacacacacacacacacacacacacacacacacacacacacacacacaacaagagaTTCGGGTGAGGAAAGAAGATCATATGTCTATTctcagaataaacaaaacaaacacaacagaacagaaccatataAAGGCTATTCATGTGAGCACATTTAAACTAAAGGATTTATACTTTGGTAATTTGATCCATTACtccacacagaaaaagaaaaaacacatcccATAGTTACTGACCTGCTGACGACACATAAGGGCCTTTCACACCGCGGGAACATAGCACCAGAACTAATTGTGTAACTACCCACTTTTGGtgttttcgcaccgcaggaactgggtGTGATTTTAGTTCcagactgcctttttcaagaaccaaattagctccttcTCCAGAGCAGGGTCTGACCACACAACTGGTGCTACACGTGACGTAAATATACACTGATAGGCCAGACGAGTATGAAAACACCCTCACCTGcatgatttaaaacactgtgtaacatactgtaaacattgtgtcaacttattccACAAGTATGACGAACAGAGATGAATGGACGGACCCAGTACTTCAGTGCTGTACATtcatgctgcgttccagacaggaCTTTGAGCCCGTAACCgtattgtagctagattattaattttattgcaacgttaaTAAGTTAAATtacttaactaaattaaataagtacTAAGTAGCACTAGCGGTACAcagaggaatcactaaattaaatataaatttggcaTTTAAAGATTCTGGTATAcagttattaaagaatgatacagtaaaatatgaaaatcaccacagtgttACGTGTGGACATGTGTAACaggagtctggtggagtttgcagaaaccagtttgattaaaattttttatgaattttttatttttgtttatttagttcctgattttggcatgcagttattaaagaatgaaacagtgaaatgacatgaaaacagtttggttttgtcctttttaataattttccccCTCACTTCATGTTGATTCTCTCCTCATAAGCAGATACACCACACAACAGCAGGCACAGATAAATGATAACTTATGCACTTATAACACCTACAACCTGAACGAATTCcgtcattcttaaaaaaaaaaatggatccaATTGATATAGAATAATGTTAACtgtcagtaaaaaataaaacagttgtacaaaatccaaattatgcattaatttaacagcattccacatgaaaaaaggaaaaagtatacAGCTTTGAACCAAAcagagagataaataaataaataaataaacaaacggTGAAAACATAAATAGAAGGCCGTGAATATGAATAAACACTACAACCGAAGGAGGACTGTGTGAAAGCAGAAGACGCGCAGACAGACCTTCTGAAGAAACTCTGAGATGATCTCAGCACGAGCCAGAGATACACTCAGAGCACGCGCTCACAAACCAGATCAAGATGATCACACAcaccgcgtgtgtgtgtgtgtgtttctcacccTGTTCGGAGACGTCttctaggtgtgtgtgtgtgtgtgtcaccctGTTcggatgtgtgtgagtgtgtgtgtgtgtgtgtgtgtgtgtttctcacccTGTTCGGAGACGTCTTCTAGTTTGTTTGTCTTGAACCGTCGCCTCACGTTCATACACTCACTGGACTCCGCCATGATGGCCCGATGACGTCACGACGCACGACGCTCTAGAGCCGGACTCGTTTCACTCCTCATCCGCAAACCGAGAACCTTTCAGTGTTTCATTTTATCTGTTCAGTCTGCCATAGAATGGAAATGTCTGTTTTCCTGTTTGAAATAATCACCGCTCACCacatttatacaatacagattctttcaagaaaaaaagtgttaatgtCGCAAATGTCATCAATTCTGAAACAAATTCAGGTTCAGCTGTAAAGCATCTCTACAGAAGAGTCTTCTTTAGATCAGTTCAGTTCTCATCTGATGCACTTAATCccataatattactgaatatcaATTCTCTTTTAAGTTACTTCctaatgtacttttattttgtaaaactgaGCTGTTCCTT
Encoded here:
- the tmem128 gene encoding transmembrane protein 128; protein product: MAESSECMNVRRRFKTNKLEDVSEQGSGADEAVEVKASARINRHSVFWILASLALTYYLDFFSVLLNHSDIHRWCVRVCVCVFLMLVVFVCFAFFCMLYLEWFRGIKQYDQEYPAVPALTTAAFIAASCSLNIALWPVWSFLTPVILFTQFMGVVMLISLLG